The Paenibacillus mucilaginosus 3016 genome includes the window GGGGATATTATGGAGTATATCGGCAGACACGAAGACCGGGTGGTCGGCTCGTTATTCTTTACCTTTGTGTTCCGGGGGGATGAATTCGGATTTGACGAGCGGATCAGCCGGATTCTGGATCTGCCGGTGATGGACATCGCCACCAAGAAGGTTATTACGGTGCAGGCGGAGGAGCCTATGGAGAATGTCGCGGCCATCCTCGCCCAAAGACAGATTAAGAAGCTGCCTGTCGAGCAGCACGGGGAACTTGTGGGGATCATCAGCCGCGGGGATGTCATCCGGCATTCGTTCAAGGCGCTTTTATAAAAAGTTTCTACTGCCGCCTGTCGGGAAGGTGATGGTTCCCTCTTCGCGTGCATTAAACCTCACCTTCTTCACGGCCGGTCACACGATAAACCGGTACCCGGCTCCCCATACCGTGCCGATGTACTGGGGCTTCGAGGGCGTGTCCTCGATCTTCTCGCGGATTCTCGCAATATGGACGGTGACGGTGGAAGCATCCCCCATCGCATCCATCCCCCAGATCCGCTCGAAGAGCTCCTCCTTGCCGAACACCCGGTTGGCGTGCTGGAACAGGAACAGGAGCAGCTCGAATTCTTTCTGGGCCATCGCTACTTCACTGCCGTTCACGAACACCCGCCGGGAATCCTTATGGATCTCGAGACCCCGGACCCGAAGCGTGGTTCCAGTGTTCGCCTGTGCACCGCCGAACCGCTCCTTCATCCGCTCGTACTTGTTCAGATGCGCGTTCACCCGGGCGACCAGCTCCCCGGAGCTGAACGGCTTCGTGATGTAATCGTCGGCGCCGAGACCGAGGCCGTTGATTTTGTAGATTTCCTCCGAGCGTGCGGAGACGAGCAGCACCGGCAGCTCCTCCTGCTCCCGGATCGTCCGGAGCACCTCGAAGCCGTCCATCCCCGGCAGCATGATATCCAGAATCACGAGGGAGAATTCTTCTTCCTTCAGTGCCTTCAAACCCTCCGCTCCGCTC containing:
- a CDS encoding CBS domain-containing protein; the encoded protein is MMKAHDIMIRNVYCVNETDSVRSVIRMFLEHRISGVPVVNGRKKIVGYISDGDIMEYIGRHEDRVVGSLFFTFVFRGDEFGFDERISRILDLPVMDIATKKVITVQAEEPMENVAAILAQRQIKKLPVEQHGELVGIISRGDVIRHSFKALL
- a CDS encoding response regulator transcription factor: MKKILIIEDDQSIANLQRDYLELSGYAVRIVESGAEGLKALKEEEFSLVILDIMLPGMDGFEVLRTIREQEELPVLLVSARSEEIYKINGLGLGADDYITKPFSSGELVARVNAHLNKYERMKERFGGAQANTGTTLRVRGLEIHKDSRRVFVNGSEVAMAQKEFELLLFLFQHANRVFGKEELFERIWGMDAMGDASTVTVHIARIREKIEDTPSKPQYIGTVWGAGYRFIV